Proteins encoded in a region of the Lysobacterales bacterium genome:
- a CDS encoding RebB family R body protein, with the protein MDSINPQVTDAVTPANTKTLGESPASAISQLYEALAYSMGIAFQNAVSAQQQMNAISQAATNQGVVLLFSSDTLTSALSDPSLVAAIGRQHSEVQATLQAEASGLNEQIIQSMIFSNAATLDNADAFAHALRVSAGAAVAALGALNRTTLESQSALLKNAARAACIACMLRAPDKAAEYAQVLASIEALA; encoded by the coding sequence ATGGACAGCATCAACCCGCAGGTCACCGATGCCGTAACCCCGGCCAACACCAAAACCTTGGGGGAATCCCCGGCCTCAGCTATCAGCCAGCTCTACGAAGCCTTGGCCTACAGCATGGGAATCGCCTTTCAGAACGCGGTGTCTGCCCAGCAGCAGATGAACGCGATTTCCCAGGCCGCCACCAATCAGGGCGTCGTGCTCCTCTTCAGCTCGGACACGCTCACCTCCGCGCTGTCCGACCCGAGCCTCGTCGCCGCGATCGGACGCCAGCACAGCGAGGTGCAGGCCACCCTGCAAGCCGAGGCAAGTGGGCTGAACGAGCAGATCATCCAGTCCATGATCTTCAGCAATGCCGCCACACTGGACAATGCCGATGCCTTCGCCCACGCCCTGCGCGTCAGCGCCGGCGCTGCGGTGGCCGCGCTAGGCGCACTCAACCGGACCACCCTGGAATCGCAGAGCGCGCTGCTGAAGAACGCCGCCCGCGCCGCCTGCATCGCCTGCATGCTGCGTGCCCCTGACAAGGCGGCGGAGTACGCGCAGGTATTGGCAAGCATCGAGGCGCTGGCCTGA
- a CDS encoding ParA family protein — translation MHSVLVASSKGGCGKSTIATQLAAWAAVQGRRTALVDLDPQGSSLHWCERRAQTDAPAVLGLHGEDGRWQKRVPEDTEWLVFDAPAGSQPATLKAVIERVDALLVPVLPSAFDLEATAGFLDALSSHRRMADGSLQVGLIANRLRLSTQASQRALAQLAEWPWPLRAELRDSQSYVLLAALGKSLFDYDNEAVRAQAEPWQPLLRWLTRSGRRPRS, via the coding sequence ATGCACTCGGTTCTGGTGGCGAGCAGCAAAGGCGGCTGCGGCAAGTCGACGATCGCGACCCAGCTGGCGGCCTGGGCCGCGGTGCAGGGCCGACGCACGGCACTGGTCGATCTGGACCCGCAGGGTTCGTCCTTGCACTGGTGCGAACGCCGCGCCCAGACCGATGCGCCCGCGGTGCTCGGCCTGCACGGCGAGGATGGCCGCTGGCAGAAGCGCGTGCCCGAGGACACCGAGTGGCTCGTGTTCGACGCACCGGCCGGCTCGCAGCCGGCCACGCTCAAGGCGGTGATCGAGCGCGTTGATGCCCTGCTGGTGCCGGTGCTGCCCTCGGCCTTCGATCTCGAAGCCACGGCGGGCTTTCTGGATGCACTGTCCAGCCATCGTCGGATGGCGGATGGCAGCCTGCAGGTGGGCTTGATCGCCAACCGTCTGCGCCTGAGCACCCAGGCCAGCCAGCGCGCGCTCGCCCAGCTCGCCGAATGGCCCTGGCCCCTGCGCGCGGAGCTGCGCGACTCGCAGAGCTATGTGCTGCTGGCGGCGCTGGGCAAGAGCCTGTTCGACTACGACAATGAGGCCGTGCGCGCCCAGGCCGAGCCCTGGCAGCCGCTGCTGCGCTGGCTGACGCGTAGCGGTCGCCGGCCACGGAGCTGA
- a CDS encoding DUF3293 domain-containing protein yields the protein MDAATRARYEPLYRATDYCVEDPRLRCRLRIDEPCEALATWLRAQGHGGAVFITAWNPHSLPQPDQRNRRDMRALQGAVEALGLPALKAIGRAFEGDYSEPSLLVAGLGLDQAQALMQRFAQNACLWFDCAAPLARLQWREVREPGQG from the coding sequence ATGGATGCCGCCACCCGCGCCCGCTACGAGCCGCTCTACCGCGCCACCGACTACTGCGTGGAAGATCCGCGGCTGCGCTGCAGGCTGCGGATCGATGAGCCCTGCGAGGCACTCGCCACCTGGCTGCGCGCACAGGGTCATGGCGGGGCCGTCTTCATCACCGCCTGGAACCCGCACAGCCTGCCGCAGCCTGATCAGCGCAACCGACGCGACATGCGGGCCTTGCAGGGCGCTGTCGAAGCCCTGGGTCTGCCCGCCCTGAAGGCGATCGGTCGAGCGTTCGAGGGGGACTACAGCGAGCCCAGCCTTCTGGTGGCCGGGCTCGGCCTTGATCAGGCGCAGGCCCTGATGCAGCGCTTCGCTCAGAACGCCTGCCTGTGGTTCGACTGTGCCGCGCCGTTGGCGCGCCTGCAGTGGCGCGAGGTGCGCGAACCGGGGCAAGGCTGA
- a CDS encoding indolepyruvate ferredoxin oxidoreductase family protein, translating to MSATANAIPAVLLDAPRIDLDYSLEHKYTRESGRIYLSGVQALVRLPLMQQMRDRAQQLNTAGFISGYRGSPLGGFDLELWKAKKHLATSAIHFTPGLNEDLGATMVWGSQQTNLFEGAKYDGVFSMWYGKGPGVDRCGDVFKHGNAAGTSKFGGVLALAADDHACRSSTLPHGSELEFVSAMMPVLNPAGVQDILDMGLLGWAMSRFTGRWVGFKTIAETVESSASVNVNPHQLDIVIPTDFELPVGGLNIRWPDPPLDQEMRLHRYAVAAAQAFARANQIDKVIIDSPKARLGIVTTGKSYLDVLQALEYLGLDRRTCEDIGIRVYKVGMTWPLEPEGIRRFCEGLEDVLVVEEKRAFVESQMKEYMFNWQHRPSVVGKYDEQGQWCLPSTGELTPATIAQVIGKRLKRFFSSEAMEQRLRWMEAKEAELAAPRASFPRVPHYCSGCPHNTSTKVPEGSRALGGIGCHYMVTWMDRRTDTFTQMGGEGATWCGQAPFTDTPHVFQNLGDGTYFHSGSLAIRQAIAAKVNITYKILYNDAVAMTGGQPVDGTLTVPDIAQQMRSEGVQTIVVVSDDIEKWSKPEIFPAGVEFEHRDHLEAVQKRLREVKGTSVLIYDQTCATEKRRRRKRGKMVDPQQRTVINSLVCEGCGDCGVQSFCVSVLPKETEYGRKREIDQSNCNKDFSCVKGFCPSFVTVKGGQLKKSKRVSVEERLSSLPMPQFKSDLDQPWNILITGVGGTGVVTIGALLGMAGHLENKGASVLDQTGLAQKGGAVTTHIRIAKTPADIHAVRIAAGEADLVLGCDMVVVNDYWALSKVRADRSAVVLNSYEAMPGPFTMKPDMQFPAKDIIEAVRVALGGREPMLVDATQLATALLGDAIATNLFMLGYAWQQGLVPLSLESILRAVQLNGAAVEMNTQAFNWGRLAAVDIEAVTEAAGLSKPTAEVTAITPASLDDLRLSANLDQMIERRVAFLTDYQDAAYAAKYRALVDSVRAEEAKRAPGSTQLTEAVARYYFKLMAYKDEYEVARLYTSGDFLKRVASQFEGDYKLHFNLAPPLFAKRDENGKLMKAEYGPWMLKAFGVLKHFKGLRGSKLDVFGYTEERRSERALIEEYRSTIERLLGELSADKLGLAVEIARVPERIRGYGHVKETHLEQAKKLREELLARWQQPAAQASQAA from the coding sequence ATGTCCGCCACTGCCAATGCCATCCCGGCCGTCCTTCTCGACGCGCCGCGCATCGACCTCGACTACAGCCTCGAGCACAAGTACACCCGCGAGTCGGGGCGCATCTATCTGTCCGGCGTGCAGGCCCTGGTGCGCCTGCCGCTGATGCAGCAGATGCGCGATCGCGCGCAGCAGCTCAACACCGCCGGCTTCATCTCCGGCTATCGCGGCAGTCCGCTCGGTGGTTTCGATCTCGAACTGTGGAAGGCCAAGAAGCATCTCGCGACCTCAGCCATCCACTTCACCCCGGGCCTCAACGAAGACCTTGGCGCCACCATGGTCTGGGGCAGCCAGCAGACCAATCTGTTCGAGGGCGCGAAGTACGACGGCGTGTTCTCGATGTGGTACGGCAAGGGTCCGGGCGTGGACCGCTGCGGCGACGTGTTCAAGCACGGCAACGCCGCCGGCACCTCGAAGTTCGGCGGCGTGCTGGCGTTGGCCGCTGACGATCATGCCTGCCGTTCGTCGACCCTGCCGCATGGTTCAGAGCTGGAATTTGTTTCGGCGATGATGCCGGTGCTGAACCCGGCCGGCGTGCAGGACATCCTCGACATGGGCCTGCTGGGCTGGGCGATGTCGCGCTTCACCGGCCGCTGGGTCGGCTTCAAGACGATTGCCGAGACGGTGGAAAGCTCGGCCTCGGTCAACGTCAATCCGCACCAGCTCGACATCGTCATCCCGACCGATTTCGAACTGCCCGTCGGCGGCCTGAACATCCGTTGGCCGGATCCGCCGCTTGATCAGGAAATGCGCCTGCACCGCTATGCGGTGGCGGCGGCGCAGGCCTTCGCCCGCGCCAACCAGATCGACAAGGTCATCATCGATTCGCCCAAGGCGCGCCTGGGCATCGTCACCACCGGCAAGAGCTACCTCGACGTGCTGCAGGCGCTGGAGTACCTCGGCCTCGACCGCCGCACCTGCGAAGACATCGGCATCCGCGTCTACAAGGTCGGCATGACCTGGCCGCTTGAGCCCGAAGGCATCCGCCGCTTCTGCGAGGGGCTGGAAGACGTTCTCGTGGTGGAAGAAAAGCGCGCCTTCGTCGAGTCGCAGATGAAGGAGTACATGTTCAACTGGCAGCACCGCCCCAGCGTGGTCGGCAAGTACGACGAGCAGGGCCAGTGGTGCCTGCCCAGCACCGGCGAGCTCACGCCCGCCACCATCGCCCAGGTGATCGGCAAGCGCCTGAAGCGCTTCTTCAGCTCGGAGGCGATGGAGCAGCGCCTGCGCTGGATGGAAGCCAAGGAGGCCGAGCTGGCCGCGCCGCGTGCGAGTTTCCCGCGCGTGCCGCACTACTGTTCGGGCTGCCCGCACAACACCTCGACCAAGGTGCCCGAGGGCTCGCGCGCGCTGGGCGGCATCGGCTGCCACTACATGGTCACCTGGATGGACCGCCGCACCGACACCTTCACCCAGATGGGCGGCGAAGGTGCGACCTGGTGCGGACAGGCGCCCTTCACCGACACGCCGCACGTGTTCCAGAACCTCGGTGACGGCACCTACTTCCACTCCGGCAGCCTCGCCATCCGCCAGGCGATCGCGGCCAAGGTCAACATCACCTACAAGATCCTCTACAACGACGCCGTCGCCATGACCGGCGGCCAGCCGGTGGACGGCACGCTGACCGTGCCCGACATCGCCCAGCAGATGCGCTCGGAAGGCGTGCAGACGATTGTTGTGGTCTCGGACGATATCGAGAAGTGGTCCAAGCCCGAGATCTTCCCGGCCGGCGTCGAGTTCGAGCATCGCGATCACCTGGAGGCCGTGCAGAAGCGCCTGCGCGAGGTGAAAGGCACCAGCGTGCTGATCTATGACCAGACCTGCGCCACCGAAAAGCGCCGCCGCCGCAAGCGCGGCAAGATGGTCGACCCTCAGCAGCGCACCGTCATCAACAGCCTCGTCTGCGAAGGCTGCGGCGACTGCGGCGTGCAGAGCTTCTGCGTCTCCGTGCTGCCCAAGGAAACCGAATACGGCCGCAAGCGCGAGATCGACCAGTCGAACTGCAACAAGGACTTCAGCTGCGTCAAGGGCTTCTGCCCGAGCTTCGTCACCGTCAAGGGTGGCCAGCTGAAGAAGAGCAAGCGCGTTAGCGTAGAGGAGCGCTTGTCCAGCCTGCCGATGCCGCAGTTCAAGTCCGATCTGGATCAGCCCTGGAACATCCTGATCACCGGTGTCGGCGGCACTGGCGTGGTCACCATCGGCGCCCTGCTGGGCATGGCTGGCCATCTGGAGAACAAGGGCGCCAGCGTGCTTGACCAGACCGGTCTGGCGCAGAAGGGCGGCGCGGTTACCACCCACATCCGTATCGCCAAGACCCCGGCCGACATCCACGCCGTGCGCATCGCCGCCGGTGAGGCGGACCTCGTGCTCGGCTGCGACATGGTGGTGGTCAACGACTACTGGGCGCTGTCGAAAGTGCGCGCCGACCGCAGCGCGGTGGTGCTCAACAGCTACGAGGCCATGCCGGGCCCCTTCACCATGAAGCCCGACATGCAGTTCCCGGCCAAGGACATCATCGAAGCCGTGCGCGTGGCGCTGGGCGGACGCGAACCGATGCTGGTCGATGCCACCCAGCTGGCCACCGCCCTGCTGGGCGACGCCATCGCCACCAACCTGTTCATGCTCGGCTACGCCTGGCAGCAGGGCCTGGTGCCGCTGTCGCTGGAGTCCATCCTGCGCGCCGTGCAGCTGAACGGTGCGGCGGTGGAAATGAATACGCAGGCCTTCAACTGGGGCCGTCTGGCCGCGGTGGACATCGAGGCCGTTACCGAGGCCGCTGGCCTGTCGAAGCCGACGGCCGAGGTGACTGCGATCACTCCGGCGTCGCTGGACGACCTGCGGCTGTCGGCCAACCTCGACCAGATGATCGAGCGCCGCGTCGCCTTCCTCACCGACTACCAGGACGCCGCCTACGCGGCGAAGTACCGCGCCCTGGTCGACAGCGTGCGTGCGGAAGAGGCGAAGCGCGCGCCGGGCTCGACCCAGCTCACCGAGGCCGTCGCCCGCTACTACTTCAAGCTCATGGCCTACAAGGACGAGTACGAAGTGGCGCGCCTCTACACCTCGGGCGACTTCCTGAAGCGCGTGGCCAGCCAGTTCGAGGGCGACTACAAACTGCACTTCAACCTGGCGCCGCCGCTGTTCGCCAAGCGCGACGAGAACGGCAAGCTGATGAAGGCCGAGTACGGCCCCTGGATGCTCAAGGCCTTCGGCGTGCTCAAGCACTTCAAGGGCCTGCGCGGCAGCAAGCTCGACGTCTTCGGCTACACCGAGGAGCGTCGCAGCGAGCGCGCGCTGATCGAGGAGTACCGCAGCACGATCGAGCGTCTGCTGGGCGAACTGAGCGCGGACAAGCTCGGTCTCGCGGTCGAGATCGCCCGCGTGCCCGAGCGCATCCGCGGCTATGGTCACGTCAAGGAAACCCACCTGGAGCAGGCGAAGAAGCTGCGCGAGGAACTGCTCGCCCGCTGGCAGCAGCCGGCGGCGCAGGCCTCACAGGCGGCCTGA
- the hrpB gene encoding ATP-dependent helicase HrpB, protein MSDAFPIDPLLPEILASLSRQPRLVLEAPPGAGKTTRVPSALLDAPWLEGRKILMLEPRRIAARAAANFMASARGEQPGDTVGYRIRFESKVGPRTRIEVVTEGILTRLIQDDPLLDGIGALIFDEFHERHLSADLGLALAIEVQAQLRPDLRIVVMSATLDGERLAKTLDAPRLTSAGRSYPVRIAYPPRQGNEPEDAQLKRAVELALRETDGDLLVFLPGLREIQRGERLLFESAQAVNAEVLPLYGELPVEQQAAVLKPSSDGRRRIVLATNVAESSVTLPGVKAVIDSGLAREPRFDPNSGFSKLMTVNISQASADQRAGRAGRVAPGVCYRLWPESQRLEPARRPELMQVELSGLVLELRAWGSDALPFVDAPPPGALAQAEDLLRALGALDASGALTPLGRRMLKLGTHPRLAAMLCAAPDAQARALACDLVALIEGRDVLRGESRRREDWASRWQALQDFRARRGGHDTDRSALMAVEQAARSWRRRLDTTAEVASVSPHRLGELLLHAYPDRIAHVLPNDRLRYALSNGRMAKLMSDSPLVGEPWLVISELRADSGDGLILRATGFDEEALEREFSERFIERDEAGWDEAARAVTASRVRRYEQMVLSRKPIGKPDAELCVQGLISGIRRLGLQVLDFSEAQRQWQQRVALLRAHCPELGLPDLSDEALLATLDAWLGPYLGGKTRLSQIDPALLGEALRSRLDHSQRQAIDRLAPTRITVPSGMERAIEYVPEQPPVLAVKLQELFGLADTPAIADGRVRLTLHLLSPGGRPIQVTQDLRGFWERTYAEVKKELKGRYPKHPWPDDPWTAQATHRAKPRGT, encoded by the coding sequence GTGTCCGACGCGTTTCCCATCGATCCCCTGCTGCCCGAAATCCTGGCCAGCCTGTCCCGGCAGCCGCGCCTGGTGCTGGAGGCCCCGCCCGGCGCCGGCAAGACCACGCGCGTGCCGTCGGCCCTGCTGGACGCGCCTTGGCTCGAAGGCCGCAAGATCCTGATGCTGGAGCCGCGCCGCATTGCCGCACGCGCGGCCGCGAACTTCATGGCCAGCGCACGCGGTGAACAGCCCGGCGACACCGTCGGCTATCGCATCCGCTTCGAATCCAAGGTCGGCCCGCGCACCCGCATCGAAGTCGTTACCGAGGGCATCCTCACCCGACTGATCCAGGACGACCCGCTGCTCGACGGCATCGGCGCGCTGATTTTCGACGAGTTCCACGAGCGCCATCTCAGCGCCGATCTGGGGCTCGCGCTCGCGATCGAAGTGCAGGCCCAGCTGCGCCCCGACCTGCGCATCGTGGTGATGTCGGCCACGCTCGACGGCGAGCGCCTGGCCAAGACGCTCGACGCCCCACGCCTCACCAGCGCCGGCCGCAGCTATCCGGTGCGCATCGCCTACCCGCCGCGGCAGGGCAATGAGCCGGAAGACGCCCAGTTGAAGCGTGCGGTCGAACTCGCGCTGCGCGAAACCGACGGCGACCTGCTGGTGTTTCTGCCCGGCCTGCGCGAGATCCAGCGCGGCGAGCGCCTGCTGTTCGAATCGGCGCAGGCGGTGAATGCGGAGGTGCTGCCGCTGTACGGCGAGCTGCCGGTGGAGCAGCAGGCCGCCGTGCTGAAGCCCTCCAGCGACGGCCGCCGCCGCATCGTGCTGGCCACCAATGTGGCCGAGAGCAGCGTGACCCTGCCGGGCGTGAAAGCCGTGATCGATTCGGGTTTGGCGCGCGAGCCGCGCTTCGATCCGAACTCCGGCTTCTCGAAGCTGATGACGGTGAACATCTCCCAGGCCTCGGCGGACCAGCGTGCCGGTCGCGCGGGGCGCGTGGCGCCGGGCGTCTGCTACCGCCTGTGGCCGGAGAGCCAGCGCTTGGAGCCTGCACGCCGGCCCGAGCTGATGCAGGTCGAGCTCTCGGGCCTCGTGCTGGAGCTGCGCGCCTGGGGCAGCGACGCGCTGCCCTTCGTCGATGCGCCGCCGCCGGGCGCGCTCGCCCAGGCCGAAGACCTGCTGCGCGCGCTCGGTGCGCTCGATGCCTCTGGCGCGCTCACGCCGCTGGGCCGGCGCATGCTGAAGCTCGGCACGCATCCGCGTCTGGCGGCCATGCTGTGCGCGGCACCCGATGCGCAGGCGCGCGCGCTGGCCTGCGATCTGGTGGCGCTCATCGAAGGCCGCGACGTGCTGCGCGGTGAATCGCGTCGTCGAGAGGACTGGGCCAGCCGCTGGCAGGCCCTGCAGGACTTCCGCGCCCGCCGCGGCGGCCACGACACCGATCGCAGCGCGCTCATGGCCGTGGAGCAGGCCGCGCGCAGCTGGCGGCGACGTCTCGACACCACCGCCGAAGTCGCCAGCGTCTCGCCGCACCGGCTGGGCGAGCTGCTGCTGCACGCCTACCCCGACCGCATCGCGCACGTCCTGCCGAACGACCGCCTGCGCTACGCGCTCAGCAACGGCCGCATGGCCAAGCTGATGTCGGACTCGCCCCTGGTCGGCGAACCCTGGCTCGTCATCAGCGAGCTGCGCGCCGACAGCGGCGATGGCTTGATCCTGCGCGCCACCGGCTTCGACGAAGAGGCGCTTGAACGGGAATTCTCCGAGCGCTTCATCGAGCGCGACGAGGCCGGCTGGGACGAAGCCGCGCGCGCGGTCACTGCCTCGCGCGTGCGCCGCTATGAGCAGATGGTGCTGAGCCGCAAACCGATCGGCAAACCCGACGCCGAACTCTGCGTGCAGGGCCTGATCAGCGGCATCCGTCGTCTGGGCCTGCAGGTGCTGGACTTCAGCGAGGCGCAGCGGCAGTGGCAGCAGCGCGTTGCCCTGCTGCGCGCCCACTGCCCCGAACTGGGCCTGCCCGACCTCAGCGACGAGGCGCTGCTGGCGACACTCGACGCCTGGCTCGGCCCTTACCTCGGCGGCAAGACGCGGCTGTCGCAGATCGACCCCGCCCTGCTCGGCGAAGCGCTGCGCTCGCGCCTCGACCACAGCCAGCGCCAGGCCATCGACCGTCTCGCACCCACGCGCATCACCGTGCCCTCGGGCATGGAGCGCGCCATCGAGTACGTGCCGGAACAGCCTCCGGTGCTGGCGGTGAAACTGCAGGAGCTGTTCGGCCTCGCCGACACGCCTGCAATCGCCGACGGCCGCGTGCGCCTGACCCTGCACCTCTTGAGCCCCGGCGGCCGCCCCATCCAGGTGACCCAGGACCTGCGCGGCTTCTGGGAGCGCACCTATGCCGAGGTCAAGAAAGAGCTGAAGGGCCGCTACCCCAAACACCCTTGGCCCGACGACCCCTGGACCGCACAGGCCACGCATCGGGCGAAGCCAAGGGGGACGTGA
- a CDS encoding VOC family protein has product MSAAEHHHRIDYLEFNVASIAACKAFFGEAFGWTFQDYGPDYCEFRDGRLCGGFAHASPRPGGALVVLASTALEDSLAKVEAAGGRICHPIFSFPGGRRFHFLDPDGYEWAVWSAS; this is encoded by the coding sequence ATGAGCGCTGCCGAACACCACCATCGCATCGACTATCTCGAGTTCAACGTCGCCTCGATCGCCGCGTGCAAGGCGTTCTTCGGCGAAGCCTTCGGCTGGACGTTCCAGGACTACGGGCCCGACTACTGCGAATTCCGCGACGGTCGCCTGTGCGGTGGCTTCGCCCATGCATCGCCTCGGCCGGGCGGCGCGCTGGTCGTGCTGGCATCGACGGCGCTTGAGGACAGCTTGGCAAAGGTCGAAGCCGCAGGCGGGCGCATCTGCCACCCGATTTTCAGCTTTCCCGGCGGTCGCCGTTTCCACTTTCTCGACCCGGACGGCTACGAATGGGCGGTCTGGTCAGCGAGCTGA